Proteins encoded by one window of Paenibacillus urinalis:
- a CDS encoding sugar phosphate isomerase/epimerase family protein — translation MNTFPIAVQPYTVREQLSQDYVGTLTQIAEIGYQGIELGRPPEGMTIAEQKSLLDHLGLKVIGSHAGFDTFDFDPDVIADYLEEVNGEKFVGLSLRFSSKEEVLLKSAKLNEAGEKFKRRGVQLLYHNHDWEFNKFDGELALDIVLRETDPELVKLELDTYWAKRGGVDPVQYLSKLKNRCPLLHIKDMEAGEEQFFAEIGEGILDFHAIADTAKQVGTQWLVVEQDQSRRDPMESLKISFRNLQKLGIKA, via the coding sequence ATGAATACGTTTCCAATTGCAGTACAGCCCTACACCGTTCGCGAACAACTCAGCCAAGATTATGTGGGAACTCTAACCCAAATTGCTGAAATTGGCTATCAAGGGATCGAATTAGGTCGTCCTCCTGAAGGAATGACGATTGCAGAACAGAAATCACTGCTGGATCATCTCGGTCTTAAGGTCATTGGAAGTCACGCTGGTTTTGATACATTTGATTTTGATCCGGATGTGATTGCTGATTATTTGGAAGAGGTTAATGGTGAGAAATTCGTAGGCTTGTCACTCCGCTTCTCTTCTAAAGAAGAAGTACTTCTGAAGTCCGCCAAGCTGAATGAAGCTGGGGAGAAGTTCAAGCGAAGAGGAGTTCAGCTGTTGTATCATAATCATGATTGGGAATTTAACAAGTTTGACGGAGAACTCGCTCTCGATATTGTCTTGAGGGAAACGGATCCTGAGCTTGTGAAGCTTGAGCTGGATACCTATTGGGCGAAGCGTGGCGGCGTAGATCCGGTTCAATATTTAAGCAAATTGAAGAATCGCTGCCCGCTGCTTCACATTAAAGATATGGAAGCTGGGGAGGAGCAGTTTTTTGCCGAGATCGGAGAAGGCATTCTCGATTTCCATGCCATTGCAGATACTGCCAAGCAGGTTGGAACGCAGTGGCTCGTTGTTGAACAGGATCAGAGCCGTAGAGATCCGATGGAAAGCCTTAAGATCAGCTTCCGAAATCTACAGAAGCTGGGGATTAAAGCGTAA
- a CDS encoding AraC family transcriptional regulator has translation MSNREQHTHQVQLPRIHIVGDIVKKPGTALGPRRINDYELLFFPDSTHSVYRVDDRAYVLKEPSFVLTRPGELHSYEYDPNQPARHLFIHFGFADPSEIEQILPLFAPGGPSCVPLSEELHIGLMKQIMHIAYAYPGKLQTRGSSLLWSLLMEIDGHLYDEPMMKLANRVPRQIVKALDYIDQHLDEPISIEQLSHQVGWSHEHFTRSFVQFIGRSPRETIIHRRIDRACQLLLYEAGSIKEVAFAVGFTDENYFSRLFKSVKGLTASQYRKKYFNPVYRDLVPVKVSESQYPINRILYNIGSQR, from the coding sequence ATGTCAAACCGGGAACAACACACACATCAGGTCCAATTGCCGCGTATCCATATTGTCGGCGATATCGTCAAGAAGCCCGGTACCGCTCTCGGTCCAAGACGGATAAATGACTATGAGCTGCTGTTCTTCCCGGACAGTACTCATAGCGTCTATCGGGTAGATGACCGCGCTTATGTGCTGAAGGAGCCGAGCTTTGTTCTGACCAGACCAGGCGAGCTGCATTCCTATGAATATGATCCAAATCAGCCGGCGAGGCACTTATTTATTCATTTTGGATTCGCTGATCCGTCTGAAATTGAACAGATTCTGCCCCTTTTTGCTCCTGGAGGACCAAGCTGTGTGCCGCTGAGTGAAGAGCTGCACATCGGATTAATGAAGCAAATTATGCATATCGCATATGCCTATCCTGGCAAGCTTCAGACTCGCGGAAGCTCCTTGCTATGGTCTTTACTGATGGAGATTGATGGACACCTCTATGACGAGCCGATGATGAAGCTTGCCAATCGAGTACCGCGTCAGATCGTCAAGGCGCTGGATTATATAGATCAGCATTTGGATGAGCCGATTTCGATTGAACAGCTGTCACATCAGGTTGGGTGGTCACACGAACATTTTACTAGATCCTTCGTACAGTTTATTGGCCGCTCACCGAGAGAGACCATTATTCACAGACGCATTGATCGAGCCTGTCAGCTCCTTCTGTATGAAGCCGGCAGCATCAAGGAGGTTGCTTTTGCCGTAGGGTTTACGGATGAGAATTATTTCAGCCGCCTGTTTAAGTCGGTGAAAGGTCTCACAGCCAGTCAATACCGCAAGAAGTACTTCAATCCGGTCTATCGCGATCTCGTTCCAGTCAAAGTGTCCGAATCGCAGTATCCGATTAATCGAATTTTATATAACATTGGTTCACAGAGATAG
- a CDS encoding oxidoreductase has product MNKNVRVGIIGYGFAAKTFHAPVITSVEGLELAAIVQRSGNSCLNDYPSIKALQKVDELYHDPDIDLVVITTPSTNHYSFAKDALMAGKHVVVEKPFTTTREEADELISIAKEKGLVLSVFHNRRWDGDYLTLQEVVQRNLVGPITEAELIWDRYSPIAQPGRWRDAGGEGSGTFYDLGVHLIDQALTLFGLPNSIQADLKVQREEAQASDYFDVTLHYDSGLSVRLKSTLLSVDPAPRYRLYGMNGSYIKYGEDPQEDALKAGGVPGTPHWGEEPAERWGTLNTTLDGLHFTGRIKTIPGSYDSYYRNVYEAITGVSELAVKAEQARMAIRVIELGMESHAEQRRVPFTP; this is encoded by the coding sequence ATGAATAAAAATGTCCGAGTTGGTATTATCGGGTATGGTTTTGCAGCCAAAACCTTTCATGCGCCAGTTATAACTTCCGTCGAAGGTCTTGAGCTTGCAGCGATTGTTCAGCGAAGCGGCAATTCCTGCTTGAACGATTACCCTTCGATCAAAGCTCTGCAGAAGGTCGATGAGCTCTATCATGATCCTGACATTGATCTAGTTGTCATTACGACTCCGAGCACGAATCATTATTCATTTGCCAAGGATGCGCTTATGGCCGGCAAGCATGTTGTCGTGGAGAAGCCCTTCACAACGACGAGAGAAGAAGCGGATGAACTGATCTCGATTGCTAAGGAAAAAGGGCTTGTGCTTAGTGTATTCCATAATCGCAGATGGGATGGGGATTATCTGACGCTGCAAGAAGTGGTCCAGCGCAATTTGGTCGGTCCTATAACCGAAGCAGAGTTGATATGGGATCGCTACAGCCCGATCGCACAACCTGGAAGATGGAGGGATGCAGGAGGAGAAGGCTCTGGGACATTCTACGATCTCGGAGTCCATCTGATTGATCAGGCATTAACCTTGTTTGGATTGCCAAACAGTATTCAAGCCGACTTGAAGGTACAGCGAGAAGAGGCACAGGCATCCGACTATTTTGATGTTACGCTTCACTATGACAGCGGACTGTCCGTGAGATTGAAGTCAACCTTGCTCTCGGTGGATCCAGCACCGAGATATCGCTTGTATGGCATGAACGGGTCTTATATCAAATATGGCGAAGATCCACAAGAGGATGCACTCAAAGCTGGCGGAGTACCAGGGACACCGCATTGGGGGGAAGAACCGGCCGAGAGGTGGGGAACTTTAAATACGACGTTAGATGGGCTTCATTTCACTGGACGCATCAAGACCATTCCCGGCAGCTATGATTCATATTATCGGAACGTGTATGAAGCCATCACGGGAGTGAGTGAACTAGCGGTTAAGGCGGAGCAGGCAAGAATGGCTATTCGTGTCATCGAGCTTGGCATGGAAAGTCATGCTGAGCAGAGAAGGGTCCCGTTTACTCCATAA
- a CDS encoding sugar phosphate isomerase/epimerase family protein yields the protein MMLLPFKLCLNTSTLLPYRLGVREQIRIAAEAGYQGIELWVKDIDTYLEAGGLLSELRSDMEAHSLEFANAIAFWSWADTNPAERKRGFELAERELHTLAELGCTAAAAPPYGNVGDVELEDFASSFAKLAELAREIGVEPYLEFWGKAKRLHCVSDAQYVLQASGVAGAKVLLDPFHMYTGGSNLEDLAEWTGDQIGIVHVNDYPGIPSKEHIQDADRVFPGDGIAPSRELAALLSKSGYKGYLSLELFRADYGALTPLETAKLGIEKIKRAYEV from the coding sequence ATGATGTTGCTGCCTTTTAAATTATGCTTGAATACTTCCACACTCTTGCCGTATCGGCTCGGTGTAAGGGAACAGATCCGGATCGCAGCTGAAGCGGGATATCAAGGGATTGAGCTGTGGGTTAAAGATATTGATACTTATCTTGAAGCAGGTGGACTTTTATCCGAACTGCGAAGTGATATGGAGGCGCACAGTCTTGAATTCGCAAACGCCATTGCATTCTGGAGCTGGGCGGACACAAATCCAGCTGAGCGAAAAAGAGGATTTGAGCTTGCTGAGAGAGAGCTGCACACCCTTGCAGAGCTTGGCTGTACTGCTGCGGCAGCACCGCCTTATGGCAACGTCGGTGATGTAGAACTCGAAGACTTTGCCTCTTCATTTGCAAAACTGGCAGAGCTGGCGAGGGAAATCGGAGTCGAGCCTTATCTGGAATTCTGGGGTAAGGCTAAGCGGCTTCATTGTGTTAGTGATGCACAGTATGTTTTACAAGCGAGCGGTGTTGCCGGAGCTAAAGTTTTATTGGACCCATTCCATATGTATACGGGAGGAAGTAATTTAGAAGATCTTGCGGAGTGGACGGGTGATCAGATTGGCATTGTTCATGTCAATGATTATCCTGGAATCCCTTCGAAGGAGCATATCCAGGATGCGGATCGTGTATTCCCAGGTGACGGAATTGCTCCTTCTCGAGAACTGGCTGCTCTGTTAAGCAAATCCGGATATAAGGGCTACTTGTCTCTAGAGCTGTTTAGGGCAGATTATGGAGCATTAACCCCTCTTGAAACAGCTAAGCTGGGGATTGAAAAAATAAAGAGAGCATATGAAGTCTAA
- a CDS encoding MATE family efflux transporter, producing MKSNNNNVLPAAGLTLFAITWPIFIESALQMLLRTSDTFMLSRVSDDAVAAVGVANQIIMFAVLMFNFVALGSAVVISQYLGAGKKSEIGRLAGSSLALNFLFGIVVSIAVIVFSGPLLRLFNLDPVLFEQAQSYLMIAGGGLVIQALLSAATAMIQSHGLTRQTMVVSIFMNILNICGNYLVIFGPFGFPKLGIVGVAISTIIAQCAGLIINLILLRRTAEVRIQWTDLLHWRRDHIEKVLRVGVPSSAVSLSYSTNQFVTTAFISMLGASALTTKIYTQNIMFFVMILAVSLGRGGQIIVGQLVGAGKHEATYSTVLRNLIRSQFITLGAVSVLVLFREPLIQLFTTDPDIIAMGASLLLLSFLLEPGRNFNVILERALQATGDAKAAMLVSILVTWCFSVPLTYILGIHLGYGLYGIWAAFIADEWLRGILLLIRWKSKAWQQKALVQAERNSEAL from the coding sequence ATGAAGTCTAACAACAATAATGTCCTGCCGGCTGCCGGGCTCACTCTATTTGCGATCACCTGGCCGATCTTTATCGAGTCAGCCCTGCAGATGCTGCTCCGTACATCCGATACCTTCATGCTGAGCAGAGTTTCTGATGATGCAGTAGCAGCCGTTGGCGTGGCGAATCAGATTATCATGTTTGCTGTGCTCATGTTTAATTTTGTAGCACTCGGCTCTGCAGTTGTGATCTCGCAGTATTTGGGTGCCGGCAAAAAGTCAGAGATCGGCAGACTCGCAGGATCTTCGCTTGCGCTCAATTTTCTATTTGGCATCGTCGTCAGCATCGCTGTAATTGTGTTTAGTGGTCCGTTACTCCGCTTGTTTAATCTGGATCCGGTCTTGTTTGAGCAGGCACAGAGTTACTTAATGATTGCTGGAGGAGGTCTGGTTATACAGGCTCTTCTCAGTGCAGCAACAGCGATGATCCAGTCCCATGGCTTAACCCGACAAACGATGGTCGTTTCGATCTTCATGAATATTTTAAATATATGCGGTAATTACCTAGTCATCTTTGGACCTTTTGGCTTTCCTAAGCTGGGCATTGTCGGAGTAGCAATTAGCACAATTATTGCGCAATGTGCCGGCCTTATTATTAATCTAATTCTGCTTCGGAGAACGGCGGAAGTTCGTATACAATGGACGGATTTGCTGCATTGGCGCAGAGATCATATTGAGAAGGTGCTGCGTGTTGGAGTTCCCTCTTCTGCGGTGTCCTTGTCATATTCCACCAATCAGTTTGTGACAACAGCTTTTATTTCAATGCTGGGTGCAAGTGCGCTGACCACGAAGATTTACACTCAAAACATTATGTTTTTTGTGATGATTCTGGCCGTTTCATTGGGCAGAGGGGGTCAGATCATTGTGGGTCAGCTCGTTGGAGCTGGGAAACACGAAGCCACTTACAGCACCGTACTGCGTAATTTGATTCGAAGTCAGTTCATCACCTTAGGTGCCGTATCTGTCCTTGTCTTATTTCGGGAACCGCTGATTCAGCTGTTCACAACAGATCCAGATATAATTGCCATGGGAGCTTCCCTGTTGCTGCTCAGTTTTCTGCTGGAGCCTGGCCGTAATTTCAATGTTATATTAGAGCGTGCCCTGCAAGCCACAGGAGATGCCAAGGCAGCCATGCTGGTATCTATTCTGGTCACCTGGTGCTTCAGTGTCCCGCTCACCTATATACTAGGAATCCATTTAGGTTACGGACTGTATGGAATTTGGGCGGCATTTATCGCCGATGAATGGCTGAGAGGCATTCTGCTGTTGATTCGCTGGAAGAGCAAGGCTTGGCAGCAAAAAGCACTGGTTCAAGCGGAACGTAATAGTGAAGCACTGTAA
- the thiD gene encoding bifunctional hydroxymethylpyrimidine kinase/phosphomethylpyrimidine kinase has product MTIPKTLTIAGSDTSGGAGIQADLKTFQELGVYGMTVLTTVVAMKPDTWDHLVYPVDLGIVEAQLRTVLDGIGFDAMKTGMLGSVEIIELVASELKRTHHKGIVIDPVMVCKGTDEVLQPENTEAMLKYLIPGADLVTPNLFEASQLAKTGPIRSHEQMQQAAAIIHEHGAKNVLIKDRGVIEPGRAVDLLYDGKSFEWQEADVVQTNYTHGAGCTTSAAVTAGIAKGLSVKDAVREGKSFITKAIAGGFPLNRFVGPTLHAAHRLQESVK; this is encoded by the coding sequence ATGACAATTCCAAAAACATTAACAATAGCGGGTTCAGATACAAGCGGAGGAGCTGGCATTCAAGCCGATCTCAAAACTTTCCAGGAGCTTGGCGTATACGGTATGACGGTTCTCACGACTGTTGTGGCAATGAAGCCTGATACGTGGGATCATCTCGTCTATCCTGTAGATCTTGGCATTGTTGAGGCGCAGCTTCGCACGGTGCTCGACGGGATTGGATTCGACGCAATGAAGACAGGCATGCTGGGCTCAGTCGAGATTATTGAGCTTGTTGCTTCCGAACTGAAGCGTACCCATCACAAAGGAATCGTAATCGATCCTGTAATGGTGTGCAAAGGTACGGACGAAGTGCTTCAACCGGAAAATACCGAAGCGATGCTGAAATATCTTATCCCGGGAGCTGACCTGGTCACTCCTAACTTATTTGAAGCTTCCCAGCTGGCGAAGACGGGGCCGATTCGTTCTCATGAGCAGATGCAGCAGGCAGCTGCTATTATTCATGAGCATGGAGCGAAGAATGTCCTGATCAAAGACCGGGGTGTCATTGAACCTGGACGAGCAGTAGATCTGTTATACGATGGCAAGAGCTTTGAGTGGCAGGAAGCCGATGTCGTACAAACTAACTATACACATGGTGCGGGATGTACAACTTCTGCAGCGGTTACGGCCGGTATTGCCAAGGGCTTGTCTGTAAAAGATGCAGTTCGTGAAGGGAAGTCCTTCATCACCAAAGCGATTGCAGGCGGTTTCCCGCTGAACCGTTTTGTAGGACCTACACTGCACGCAGCTCACAGACTTCAAGAATCGGTTAAATAG